The proteins below come from a single Ruegeria sp. SCSIO 43209 genomic window:
- a CDS encoding DUF2125 domain-containing protein: MRRLIRVFVFIALAWSAYWFVAGYGLRNALTGWFDRQQELGWQAEFSDVSTAGYPFQHITRLNNPALADPVNGTAWSADWVEFQSPAIWPGRQMLRFASTPQRLSYFDQTTTVQAEALQAELQLQPGVALVLEKMALTSKRWLLTTEGDPQAGGQSLSLVMEQSGAPESYGITAKIDGFTPGDDLRRLMRSASTLPQSFETLEMDMFVTFDKPWDRTALEQRRPQPVAIDLRLAEMKWGELRLFATGELEVDEQGIPTGEIAMKAENWRDMIAMANAAGALPDQAVDPVTRALGFMAGLGGNPNALDLQLNFRDGFVALGPLPLGPAPRLVLR, from the coding sequence ATGCGCCGTCTGATACGCGTTTTCGTATTTATCGCCCTCGCGTGGAGCGCCTACTGGTTTGTCGCCGGTTATGGTCTGCGAAACGCCCTGACCGGTTGGTTTGACCGGCAGCAAGAACTGGGCTGGCAGGCCGAATTCTCGGACGTGTCGACGGCAGGATATCCATTTCAGCACATCACACGCCTAAATAATCCCGCTTTGGCCGATCCGGTCAACGGAACGGCGTGGAGTGCGGACTGGGTCGAGTTCCAAAGCCCAGCAATCTGGCCCGGCCGCCAGATGCTGCGCTTTGCCAGTACGCCGCAGCGCCTTTCCTATTTCGACCAGACCACGACCGTTCAGGCCGAAGCGTTACAAGCCGAATTGCAGCTCCAACCCGGTGTCGCGCTGGTGCTCGAGAAAATGGCGCTGACCTCAAAGCGCTGGCTGCTGACAACCGAAGGTGATCCGCAAGCCGGAGGCCAGTCGCTGAGCCTTGTAATGGAGCAATCTGGAGCGCCCGAAAGCTATGGGATTACCGCGAAGATCGACGGATTTACTCCCGGCGATGATTTGAGACGCCTGATGCGTTCAGCATCGACCCTGCCGCAATCGTTCGAAACGCTGGAAATGGATATGTTTGTCACTTTCGACAAACCCTGGGACCGCACCGCACTTGAGCAGCGTCGCCCCCAACCCGTTGCGATTGATCTGCGTTTGGCAGAAATGAAATGGGGTGAGCTGCGTCTGTTCGCCACCGGCGAACTGGAAGTTGACGAACAGGGCATTCCAACGGGTGAAATTGCGATGAAAGCCGAAAACTGGCGCGACATGATCGCGATGGCAAACGCCGCAGGTGCGCTGCCCGATCAGGCAGTCGATCCTGTAACCCGCGCATTGGGCTTCATGGCTGGACTGGGTGGCAACCCAAATGCGCTGGATTTACAGCTGAATTTCCGAGATGGGTTCGTCGCCTTGGGTCCGTTGCCCCTTGGTCCTGCCCCGAGACTGGTACTGCGTTAA
- a CDS encoding extensin family protein, which translates to MRKIGCSHLIFCVALAATTANAAAPETSIVPLTRPETTQAMVAVVTPNIRPVLRPASPQVTAAAARPAELPLLGPENSIRPFVRPEALEQRVFLKKRKLRKGSVCGDIDIQGKPVGRVKGKIKACGIKDAVQITSVSGVGLSRPATMDCGTAQALNNWVDKTVKPTFKRRGPVVELQVAAHYACRTRNNRKGARISEHGKGRAIDISGFKMADGEVVTVLNGWRKNPSKKQLTKVWRGACGPFGTVLGPNSDRYHRDHFHLDTARYRSGTYCR; encoded by the coding sequence ATGAGAAAGATCGGTTGCAGCCATTTGATTTTCTGCGTTGCTTTGGCGGCAACGACTGCAAATGCGGCGGCGCCTGAGACTTCTATTGTGCCGTTGACGCGCCCGGAAACCACCCAAGCGATGGTGGCAGTCGTCACCCCCAACATCCGGCCGGTGCTACGGCCCGCTTCGCCGCAGGTAACGGCCGCTGCAGCCCGTCCCGCTGAATTACCATTGCTCGGGCCCGAGAATTCGATCCGTCCGTTTGTGCGCCCGGAAGCGCTGGAACAGCGAGTCTTTCTTAAGAAACGCAAGCTGCGCAAGGGTTCAGTGTGTGGCGATATCGATATTCAGGGTAAGCCGGTTGGACGTGTGAAGGGCAAGATCAAAGCCTGCGGGATTAAGGATGCAGTGCAAATCACCTCAGTATCGGGGGTCGGGCTGAGCCGCCCAGCGACGATGGATTGCGGCACTGCACAGGCGCTGAATAATTGGGTCGACAAAACTGTAAAGCCCACGTTCAAACGCCGAGGTCCGGTGGTCGAGCTACAGGTCGCCGCGCATTACGCCTGCAGAACACGTAACAACCGTAAAGGGGCGCGGATCTCTGAGCATGGTAAAGGGCGCGCCATCGACATTTCGGGCTTCAAGATGGCCGATGGTGAGGTGGTGACGGTTCTAAATGGCTGGCGCAAAAATCCGTCCAAGAAGCAACTGACCAAGGTATGGCGCGGCGCGTGTGGGCCATTTGGCACGGTTCTCGGACCAAACTCTGATCGCTACCATCGGGATCATTTCCACCTAGACACCGCGCGCTACCGCAGCGGCACCTATTGCCGTTAA
- a CDS encoding prephenate/arogenate dehydrogenase family protein, with the protein MSQIYDRVALIGLGLIASSMFWAIKRAGLAGEVTGYARSEATRETARQIGLCDRVCETAQEAVEGADLVVLCVPVGAMGPVAQQIAPVLKSGATVSDVGSVKRHVIDAVSPHIPDSVHFIPAHPLAGTEHSGPESGFAELFDNRWCLLVPVEDSDPDAIARLRALWEGLGSNVDEMDAAHHDLVLAVTSHAPHLIAYTMVGVADDLRRVTDTEVIKYSAAGFRDFTRIAASDPTMWRDVFLTNKDATLEILGRFTEELFALQRAIRTGDGEQLFDYFTRTRAIRRGIIDAGQDTDAPDFGRGKTST; encoded by the coding sequence ATGAGCCAGATTTACGACCGTGTTGCGCTGATCGGGTTGGGCCTGATTGCATCGTCCATGTTTTGGGCGATCAAACGGGCTGGGCTTGCGGGGGAAGTGACGGGCTATGCGCGATCCGAGGCAACCCGCGAGACGGCGCGCCAGATCGGCCTTTGTGACCGGGTTTGCGAGACCGCGCAAGAGGCGGTCGAGGGTGCTGATCTAGTGGTTTTGTGTGTCCCCGTTGGTGCAATGGGACCTGTGGCGCAGCAGATTGCGCCGGTTCTGAAATCCGGTGCCACCGTTTCAGACGTGGGGTCGGTAAAGCGTCACGTGATTGACGCCGTCTCACCCCACATACCCGATAGCGTTCATTTCATTCCGGCGCACCCACTGGCCGGGACCGAGCATTCCGGGCCTGAATCGGGTTTCGCCGAACTGTTCGACAACCGTTGGTGCCTGTTGGTGCCGGTCGAAGATTCCGATCCGGATGCGATCGCTCGCCTGCGGGCTTTGTGGGAGGGTCTGGGATCGAATGTCGATGAAATGGACGCCGCGCATCATGATTTGGTGCTGGCGGTCACCTCGCACGCACCTCACCTGATTGCCTATACGATGGTGGGAGTTGCGGATGATCTCCGGCGGGTTACAGACACCGAAGTCATCAAGTATTCGGCAGCTGGTTTCCGCGATTTCACTCGCATCGCGGCTTCGGACCCGACGATGTGGCGTGATGTGTTTCTGACCAACAAAGACGCAACGCTGGAGATTCTGGGCCGGTTTACGGAAGAGCTCTTTGCGCTACAGCGGGCCATCCGAACTGGTGACGGAGAGCAATTGTTCGACTACTTTACGCGCACACGGGCGATCCGCCGCGGCATCATTGATGCGGGCCAGGATACGGATGCGCCAGATTTCGGGCGGGGAAAAACATCGACATGA
- the hisC gene encoding histidinol-phosphate transaminase → MNQITPQPGIMDIALYQGGQSHVDGVADVIKLSSNENPFGPSPKAIEAVRESAVSLHRYPSTDHSSLRAAISERLGLDSNRIICGVGSDEVLQFVAQAYAGPGDEVIYTEHGFSMYPIIARMAGATPVMVPERDRRVDVDSILAAVTGQTRIVFVTNPGNPTSTMISDAELQRLADALPADCLMVLDGAYAEFVDGFDGGAGLVDRFSNVIMTRTFSKVYGLGGMRVGWGYAAKEIIDVLNRVRQPFNLSLTALAAAEAAVRDEEYLRFCLSENARLRIWLSDELAKVGVSSDVSCTNFILARFADRAEAEACDDYLKTQGLIVRRVAGYNLPNALRITVGDEIACGRVVAAITAFKGGAA, encoded by the coding sequence ATGAACCAGATCACACCTCAACCCGGCATAATGGACATCGCGCTGTATCAGGGCGGACAGTCGCATGTTGACGGTGTTGCGGATGTCATCAAGCTGAGTTCCAACGAAAACCCGTTTGGGCCAAGTCCCAAGGCGATCGAAGCGGTGCGCGAAAGTGCCGTTTCGCTGCATCGTTATCCCAGCACCGATCATTCCAGCCTGCGCGCCGCAATTTCTGAACGGCTCGGACTGGATTCCAATCGGATCATCTGCGGTGTCGGCAGTGATGAAGTGTTGCAGTTCGTGGCGCAGGCCTATGCTGGTCCGGGTGATGAGGTGATATATACCGAGCATGGATTCTCCATGTATCCGATCATCGCGCGAATGGCGGGCGCGACCCCGGTCATGGTGCCCGAGAGGGATCGCCGTGTAGACGTAGATAGCATCCTTGCCGCGGTCACTGGGCAGACACGGATTGTCTTTGTGACCAATCCGGGAAATCCTACTTCAACCATGATCTCTGACGCCGAATTGCAGAGGTTGGCGGATGCATTGCCAGCCGATTGCCTGATGGTGCTGGATGGTGCCTATGCCGAATTTGTCGATGGTTTCGATGGAGGCGCGGGGCTGGTGGACCGGTTTAGCAATGTCATCATGACCCGGACGTTTTCGAAAGTGTACGGTCTAGGTGGGATGCGCGTTGGCTGGGGCTATGCGGCGAAAGAGATTATTGATGTGCTGAACCGCGTTCGTCAGCCGTTCAACCTATCGCTGACGGCTCTCGCGGCGGCCGAGGCCGCCGTGCGGGATGAGGAATATCTGCGGTTCTGCCTGTCTGAAAATGCACGCCTCCGGATTTGGTTGTCTGATGAACTGGCGAAGGTCGGCGTTTCATCCGATGTGTCATGCACGAATTTCATCCTCGCCCGCTTTGCTGACAGGGCCGAGGCGGAAGCCTGCGATGACTATTTGAAAACGCAGGGTTTGATCGTGCGGCGGGTCGCGGGCTACAACCTGCCAAACGCGCTGCGGATCACCGTAGGTGACGAAATCGCCTGCGGCCGCGTGGTTGCAGCGATTACTGCGTTCAAAGGGGGCGCTGCATGA
- a CDS encoding aminotransferase class V-fold PLP-dependent enzyme — MTLSNFRAEIQSAAHGNTLRDGLIGEGVLIPGLHGDVPLVYADYVASGRALRQVENFVAEHVLPFYANSHTEASYCGSYITRLRREARAEIARIVGAKEEDAVIFTGSGATAGLNRLVSLLGVQEANQPVVLIGPYEHHSNILPWRESKARVIEIPEAVDGGPDMQVLKAALVEHADSDLVIGSFSAASNVTGIITDPDPVTRMLKEHGALAVWDYAGGGPYLPMDMGPEDARKDAIVVSPHKFPGGPGASGVLVVNQCAVKRTCPSWPGGGTVSFVSPWRHDYSADLATREEAGTPNVIGDIRAALAFIVKDAVGTDEIAQREAQCNRMALDGWSDNPHLTLLGAENAHRLPIFSFLVCDRNGQPVHQQLFTRMLSDIYGIQARGGCACAGPYAHRLLGIDRAASEELHAALSEGEEMKKPGWVRLNFSYLMSEETVQFIIDSVNELSRRTEEFVPFYNADPATARFKAA, encoded by the coding sequence ATGACCTTGTCCAACTTTCGCGCAGAAATTCAATCTGCTGCTCACGGAAATACTCTGCGTGATGGGCTGATCGGTGAGGGGGTACTCATCCCGGGTCTGCATGGGGACGTGCCGCTTGTGTATGCGGACTACGTTGCCTCGGGTCGCGCGTTGCGACAGGTCGAAAATTTCGTGGCCGAGCATGTGTTGCCGTTCTATGCCAACAGCCACACCGAAGCCTCCTATTGCGGTTCCTATATAACCCGTTTGCGCCGCGAGGCGCGGGCCGAGATCGCCCGCATAGTTGGCGCCAAGGAAGAGGACGCGGTGATCTTTACCGGGTCTGGCGCTACAGCGGGTCTTAACCGGCTGGTTAGTCTGCTGGGAGTGCAAGAGGCTAATCAGCCGGTCGTTTTGATCGGTCCGTATGAGCATCATTCGAACATTCTGCCGTGGCGTGAAAGCAAGGCGCGGGTGATCGAGATTCCAGAAGCCGTTGACGGCGGTCCCGATATGCAGGTGCTAAAGGCGGCACTGGTAGAGCACGCAGATTCCGATCTTGTGATTGGGTCATTCTCAGCGGCGTCAAACGTCACCGGCATCATCACCGACCCTGATCCAGTGACGCGGATGCTGAAAGAGCATGGTGCGCTTGCGGTATGGGACTATGCGGGTGGTGGACCTTATTTGCCAATGGACATGGGGCCGGAAGATGCGCGGAAGGACGCGATCGTTGTCTCTCCGCATAAGTTTCCGGGTGGGCCGGGGGCGTCGGGTGTTCTGGTCGTTAACCAATGCGCTGTGAAGCGGACGTGTCCGAGTTGGCCCGGCGGTGGGACTGTCAGCTTTGTCTCGCCTTGGCGGCACGACTACAGCGCCGATCTCGCGACACGAGAAGAGGCGGGTACACCAAATGTGATCGGAGACATTCGCGCGGCCCTGGCCTTCATTGTCAAGGATGCGGTCGGAACGGATGAAATCGCACAGCGTGAGGCGCAGTGTAACCGCATGGCGTTGGATGGGTGGTCCGACAACCCACATCTGACATTGCTAGGTGCCGAGAATGCACACCGCCTGCCGATATTCTCGTTCCTCGTGTGTGATCGGAATGGGCAGCCGGTGCATCAGCAGCTGTTTACCCGGATGCTCAGCGATATCTACGGCATCCAGGCACGTGGCGGCTGTGCCTGTGCCGGACCCTATGCGCATCGTTTGCTGGGCATTGATCGGGCAGCGTCGGAAGAATTGCATGCGGCCCTGTCGGAGGGTGAGGAAATGAAGAAACCGGGTTGGGTGCGGTTGAATTTCTCTTACCTCATGAGCGAAGAGACCGTTCAGTTCATTATCGACAGCGTTAACGAGCTGTCGCGCCGGACCGAGGAATTCGTCCCATTCTACAATGCCGATCCGGCGACGGCGCGCTTCAAAGCGGCGTAA
- a CDS encoding Lrp/AsnC family transcriptional regulator: protein MEKKLDQIDTRLLKELQKDATLSQRELADRVGLSQNACWRRIKALNDAGVLQGSTARIAREKLGLNLVVFVMLRTRHHSAQWLQAFRSHVLTIPEVVDFHRIGGDYDYQLKVVTEDMASYDKVYQRLIDKIELDSVTSYFAMEAIAESRPLPI, encoded by the coding sequence ATGGAGAAAAAATTAGATCAAATTGACACGCGTCTTCTGAAGGAACTGCAAAAAGACGCAACACTTTCCCAGCGAGAATTGGCAGATAGGGTCGGCCTGTCCCAAAATGCCTGCTGGCGAAGAATAAAGGCCTTGAACGACGCGGGTGTCCTGCAAGGTTCTACGGCGCGCATCGCGCGCGAAAAGCTTGGGCTGAATCTGGTGGTTTTCGTCATGCTACGCACGCGCCACCACTCTGCCCAATGGTTGCAGGCCTTTCGCAGTCATGTCCTGACCATTCCTGAAGTGGTCGATTTCCATCGCATTGGCGGCGACTATGACTATCAACTCAAGGTCGTTACAGAAGATATGGCCTCTTACGACAAAGTCTATCAACGCCTCATCGATAAGATCGAACTGGACAGCGTCACCTCCTATTTCGCAATGGAGGCCATTGCCGAAAGTCGCCCGCTTCCTATCTGA
- the rpsD gene encoding 30S ribosomal protein S4 has protein sequence MTKRTSAKYKIDRRMGENIWGRPKSPVNRREYGPGQHGQRRKGKLSDFGLQLRAKQKLKGYYGDLTEKQFRRIYAEAERVKGDTGENLIGLLERRLDAVVYRAKFVPTVFAARQFVNHGHVKVNGKRVNIPSYRVKEGDVIEVRDKSKQLAVVLEAVGLAERDVPDYIDADHSKMTATFVRAPGLSDVPYPVMMEPNLVVEFYAKN, from the coding sequence GTGACCAAACGCACGTCTGCCAAGTACAAAATCGACCGCCGGATGGGCGAAAACATCTGGGGTCGTCCGAAATCCCCGGTTAATCGTCGTGAATACGGCCCTGGCCAGCATGGCCAGCGCCGCAAGGGCAAACTGTCTGACTTCGGTCTGCAGCTGCGTGCCAAGCAGAAGCTGAAAGGCTACTACGGCGACCTGACCGAGAAGCAGTTCCGCCGCATCTATGCAGAAGCTGAGCGTGTCAAAGGCGACACCGGTGAAAACCTGATCGGTCTGCTGGAGCGCCGTCTGGACGCCGTTGTTTACCGCGCCAAGTTTGTTCCGACCGTGTTCGCCGCACGTCAGTTCGTGAACCACGGCCACGTTAAAGTGAACGGCAAGCGGGTCAACATCCCGTCCTATCGCGTCAAAGAAGGCGACGTTATCGAAGTGCGTGATAAGTCCAAGCAGTTGGCCGTTGTCCTGGAAGCTGTCGGCTTGGCCGAGCGTGATGTGCCTGACTACATCGACGCCGACCACTCGAAAATGACCGCGACTTTCGTGCGTGCACCGGGCCTGAGCGATGTGCCTTACCCGGTTATGATGGAACCGAACCTGGTCGTCGAATTCTACGCGAAGAACTAA
- a CDS encoding DUF411 domain-containing protein — protein MTTTKLDRRLFLAGLSASGIALASPTFATTKPLVQVLKDPACGCCGAWIDIMQREGFEMEVQNASWETLSEYKANKGIPEEMASCHTGLLEGYVIEGHVPPADIRRLLAERPDAVGLTVPGMPYGSPGMGPESEREAYSVFLIGKDGTTEVFNHYKAA, from the coding sequence ATGACCACCACGAAACTTGACCGACGCCTTTTCCTGGCTGGCCTCAGCGCCTCCGGCATCGCCCTGGCTTCACCTACATTTGCAACGACCAAACCGCTGGTGCAGGTTCTCAAGGACCCCGCATGCGGGTGTTGTGGCGCGTGGATTGATATTATGCAACGCGAAGGATTCGAGATGGAAGTGCAGAATGCCTCCTGGGAGACTTTGTCTGAATACAAAGCTAACAAGGGTATTCCAGAAGAGATGGCGTCCTGTCACACAGGCTTGCTCGAGGGCTATGTCATAGAAGGTCATGTGCCCCCGGCGGACATCCGGCGCTTGTTGGCCGAACGCCCTGATGCGGTCGGGCTGACAGTGCCAGGTATGCCCTATGGCTCACCTGGTATGGGGCCGGAGAGTGAGCGGGAAGCCTATTCGGTTTTCCTGATCGGTAAGGATGGCACCACAGAAGTTTTCAACCATTACAAGGCAGCGTGA